A part of Anabas testudineus chromosome 7, fAnaTes1.2, whole genome shotgun sequence genomic DNA contains:
- the LOC113167649 gene encoding solute carrier family 26 member 9, protein MQQDHPRYVIDRPTYSLPDFDREFDKKNRQFPVGEKVKKRFRCSVPRLKSLLFRHLPILSWLPKYKVKDSLLFDVISGVSAGTIQVPQGMAFALLANLPPVNGLYSSFFPLIPYFFMGTAHQLVPGTFAVLSIIVGMVCLRLAPESDFSHFNATLNATVVDTDRMNDVRLGISGTLACLTAIIQIGLGFMQFGFIAIYLSESFIRGFMTAAGLQILISVLKYIFGITVPPYSGPLAVIYTLVDIIRGLPETNIASLVFALVSGVVLIVVKELSARYRHKLPFPIPVEIVVVVVATAISGPLDLPQKYHMDIVGEITLGFPAPVLPKVSQWEDMLSTAFSLAIVGYVINLAMGRTLAAKHGYDVDPNQEMLALGCSNFFGSFFKIHVISCALSVTLAVDNAGGKSQFASLCVMLVVMVTMLVLGAYLNPLPKSVLGALIAVNLKNTILQLADPYFLWKKSKLDCCVWVVSFLATFFLSLPYGVAIGVGFSILVVIFKTQFRNGSTMVSIMDTDIYKNPKVYSKGLSVTGVKIVNYCSPLYFANAEIFRQRVIKKTGLDPGKLILARRKFLEKEQKEKKKEEKKDKETRWRKPRFLVNRKAQSTSQLELQNDFDMNNGSANKPEPPISYINFGCSDVEASVQVPDQEPPRPPAVTLETQPMPFHTLILDLAGVCFVDLMGIKVLIKMNSSYTALGIKLYLANVQAQVYEELEAGGAFEDGNISRSNLFLSVHDATLFAQHDSGKMQVSLLTEKAREELTFNINDEMDLEQEMF, encoded by the exons ATGCAGCAAGACCACCCACGTTATGTGATTGACAGGCCAACGTATAGCCTCCCAGACTTCGACAGAGAGTTTGACAAGAAGAATCGACAGTTCCCTGTCGGTGAGAAAGTGAAGAAGCGCTTCAG atGCTCTGTGCCTAGACTGAAGAGCTTGTTGTTTAGACACCTGCCTATACTAAGCTGGCTTCCCAAGTACAAAGTGAAAGACAGCCTGCTGTTTGATGTCATCAGTGGGGTCAGCGCTGGTACCATTCAGGTTCCCCAAG GCATGGCATTTGCCCTCCTGGCAAACCTCCCTCCAGTCAATGGTCTCTACTCTTCTTTCTTCCCCCTCATTCCATATTTCTTCATGGGGACTGCTCACCAGCTGGTCCCAG GTACCTTCGCTGTCCTCAGCATTATTGTGGGAATGGTGTGTCTTAGACTGGCCCCAGAGTCGGACTTCAGTCATTTCAATGCCACTCTTAATGCTACAGTAGTGGATACAGACAGGATGAATGACGTTCGCCTGGGAATATCTGGAACCCTGGCCTGCCTCACTGCAATCATACAG ATTGGCCTTGGCTTCATGCAGTTTGGATTTATAGCCATCTATCTGTCAGAGTCTTTCATCCGAGGCTTCATGACTGCTGCAGGATTGCAGATCCTCATCTCAGTGCTCAAGTACATCTTTGGCATCACGGTGCCACCTTACAGTGGTCCACTGGCTGTGATATAT ACTCTTGTCGATATTATACGTGGACTTCCGGAGACCAACATAGCATCGTTGGTATTTGCTCTGGTCAGCGGCGTAGTTTTGATTGTTGTGAAGGAGCTGAGTGCACGCTACCGCCACAAACTGCCCTTCCCCATTCCTGTAGAGATCGTCGTT GTGGTAGTGGCCACAGCCATTTCAGGCCCTCTGGATCTCCCCCAAAAATACCACATGGATATAGTGGGAGAAATCACTCTCGG GTTCCCAGCACCAGTCCTGCCAAAAGTCAGTCAGTGGGAAGACATGCTGAGCACAGCTTTCTCCCTGGCTATTGTGGGTTATGTCATCAACTTGGCTATGGGCAGGACGCTGGCAGCCAAGCATGGCTATGATGTGGATCCCAACCAG GAAATGCTGGCTCTTGGCTGCAGCAATTTTTTTGGGTCCTTCTTTAAGATTCATGTCATCTCCTGTGCCCTGTCTGTAACCCTGGCTGTAGACAATGCTGGAGGAAAGTCACAG TTTGCCAGTCTATGTGTGATGCTGGTTGTAATGGTGACCATGCTTGTATTGGGAGCTTACCTGAATCCACTTCCAAAA TCAGTGCTTGGAGCCTTGATTGCAGTcaatctgaaaaacacaatCCTTCAGCTTGCTGATCCCTACTTCTTGTGGAAGAAGAGCAAATTAGACTGT TGTGTTTGGGTTGTGTCATTCTTGGCCACATTCTTTCTCAGCTTGCCTTATGGAGTCGCTATCGGGGTGGGCTTTTCCATTCTGGTAGTGATATTCAAGACACAGTT TCGTAATGGTTCCACAATGGTTTCGATCATGGACACAGATATCTACAAAAACCCGAAAGTGTATAGTAAG GGCTTGTCAGTAACGGGTGTGAAAATAGTGAACTATTGTTCACCACTCTATTTTGCAAATGCTGAAATATTTCGCCAGAGGGTCATCAAAAAG ACCGGACTGGATCCTGGCAAACTTATTCTGGCCAGACGGAAGTttttagaaaaagaacaaaaggaaaaaaagaaagaggaaaagaaggacaAGGAAACAAGATGGAGGAAGCCCCGCTTTCTGGTTAACAGGAAGGCTCAG TCTACATCTCAGCTTGAGCTGCAGAATGACTTTGATATGAATAATGGCAGCGCCAACAAACCTGAGCCTCCCATCAGCTATATCAACTTTGGCTGTAGTGACGTTGAGGCGAGCGTGCAAGTGCCTGACCAAGAACCACCCAGACCACCTGCTGTCACCCTGGAGACCCAGCCAATGCCTTTCCACACCCTCATCCTCGATTTAGCAGGGGTCTGCTTCGTTGACCTAATGGGCATCAAAGTCTTGATAAAG ATGAACTCAAGCTACACGGCGCTGGGCATCAAACTCTACCTGGCCAATGTTCAAG CCCAGGTGTATGAAGAACTGGAGGCAGGGGGAGCTTTTGAAGACGGCAATATTTCCCGCAGTAATCTCTTCCTTTCTGTCCATGATGCCACTCTGTTTGCTCAGCATGACTCTGGAAAGATGCAAGTCTCCCTATTG ACGGAGAAAGCGAGAGAGGAACTTACCTTTAACATTAATGACGAGATGGATCTGGAGCAG gaaatgttttaa